A DNA window from Mycobacterium sp. IDR2000157661 contains the following coding sequences:
- a CDS encoding polyadenylate-specific 3'-exoribonuclease AS, with product MRYFYDTEFIDNGRTIELISIGVAAEDGREYYAVSTEFNPEQAGSWVRKHVLPKLPPPASQAWRSRRRIRSDLEDFLGVDGNEPIELWAWVGAYDHVVLCQLWGPMTDLPPAIPRFTRELRQFWEERGSPRMPPRPRDAHDALVDARHNLRRFQLMTTG from the coding sequence GTGCGCTACTTCTACGACACGGAGTTCATCGACAACGGCCGCACGATCGAGCTGATCTCGATCGGCGTGGCCGCCGAGGATGGCCGCGAATACTATGCTGTGTCAACGGAGTTCAATCCGGAGCAGGCGGGCAGCTGGGTGCGCAAGCACGTGCTGCCCAAGCTGCCGCCGCCCGCCTCGCAGGCGTGGCGCTCGCGCAGGCGGATCCGGTCCGACCTCGAGGACTTCCTCGGCGTCGACGGCAACGAACCCATCGAGCTGTGGGCCTGGGTCGGTGCCTACGACCACGTGGTGCTGTGCCAGCTGTGGGGGCCGATGACCGATCTCCCGCCCGCCATCCCACGTTTCACCCGCGAACTGCGGCAGTTCTGGGAGGAGCGCGGCTCGCCGCGGATGCCGCCGCGTCCGCGCGATGCCCATGACGCACTCGTCGACGCCCGGCACAACCTGCGGCGATTCCAGCTGATGACCACGGGATGA